A window of Sedimentibacter sp. MB31-C6 genomic DNA:
AAGACCTTTCGGCACAACTCTCGCATGATCTAAATCTGTGCGTAATTAAGATTAGTATATCATAGCATAATTCCTTTGGCAATATTAATTTTTATATTTTATTAATATTATTTTAATATTTTTACAATATAAATTATTTATTATTCTTTACTACTGCAATTTTTATTTGTACATGTTGCTTTATTATTTTTTAATACCATCATACTTCCGCAGTTTTTGCATTTTTCATTAGTTGGCTCATACCATGATAAAAAATTACAGTCAGGATAATTAGTGCAACCAAAAAATCTTCTCCCAGCCTTAGAATACTTAATAGCTAGTTTATGGCCACATTGTGGACAATCAACATCTAATTCCTTCACTATAGGTTTCGTATTCTTACATTCCGGATAATTTGAGCAAGCTAAAAAATCTCCATATCTTCCTTTTCTTTTTAGCATTTTAGACCCACATTTTTCACATGTTTCATTTGTTTCTTCTGCTGCTTCCTTTTCCTTAAGTGGTTTAGTATTTTTGCACTCTGGATAATTAGGACATGCTAAAAACTTTCCGTATCTCCCCTTTTTAACTACCATGTATTCTCCGCAATTTTCACATTGCACATCACTTACTTCATCTTTTATTTCTATCTTTTCCATTTCTTTTTCTGCTATATCAAGATAGGATTTAAAATCTTTATAAAAATTTTTAATTACATCGTGCCAATCAGTTTTGCCCGTAGCAATTTCGTCTAAATTATCTTCCATTTCAGCAGTAAACTTCTCATTAATAATTTCAGGAAAATATTTTTCCATCATTTCTGTAACAAGAAACCCCATATCGGTGGGAAGAAGATTTCCCTTGTCCTTTATAACATAATCTCTATTAGTAATGGTGGAAATGGTAGGAGCATATGTGCTTGGTCTTCCAATTCCTTTTTCTTCTAAATCCTTAATTAAACTTGCCTCTGTATATCTTGCAGGAGGTTGAGTAAAATGTTGTTCAGGATTAATTTTTATAATTTCTAATTTATCTTGTTCTCCTATATCAGGTAGTATTTTATCTTCGGAGCCATCTTTATAATTGTAAACAGCCTTATATCCATTAAATGCAAGAATTCTTCCATTTATTTCAAAAATATTATTATTACTATTTAAAATAACCTTTGTTACATCATATATTGCATCTGTCATCTGACATGCAACAAATCTTTTCCAAATTAAACTATATAATTTGAACTGATCGTTACTAAGATTATCCTTAATACTTTCTGGACTTCTTAATACTGATGTAGGCCTGATAGCTTCATGAGCATCCTGCACCTTACTTTCATTCTTCTTAGATTTTGTAAATACTCTGCTTTTAAAGTATTTTTCACCATAGTTAGATAATATATAATCTTTTACACTTGACATAGCCTCATCTGACAATCTATTTGAATCAGTTCTG
This region includes:
- the topA gene encoding type I DNA topoisomerase yields the protein MKNLVIVESPAKAKTIGKFLGKNYTVKASVGHVRDLPKSKLGIDIDNNFEPNYITIRGKGDVIKELKKEAKKADNVFLATDPDREGEAISWHLANILKLDDSKDIRIEFNEITKDAIKKASKNPRKINLNVVDAQQARRMLDRLVGYNISPLLWKKIEKGLSAGRVQSVALKLVIDKERQIIDFKPEEYWSLDLELKKERKKIVAKYIGKIINEKISKGKINNEEEVNAIISSIDEKTIPVYKINKTKSHSRPSAPFTTSSLQQEANRKLNFTARKTMMLAQQLYEGISIKGEGSVGLVTYIRTDSNRLSDEAMSSVKDYILSNYGEKYFKSRVFTKSKKNESKVQDAHEAIRPTSVLRSPESIKDNLSNDQFKLYSLIWKRFVACQMTDAIYDVTKVILNSNNNIFEINGRILAFNGYKAVYNYKDGSEDKILPDIGEQDKLEIIKINPEQHFTQPPARYTEASLIKDLEEKGIGRPSTYAPTISTITNRDYVIKDKGNLLPTDMGFLVTEMMEKYFPEIINEKFTAEMEDNLDEIATGKTDWHDVIKNFYKDFKSYLDIAEKEMEKIEIKDEVSDVQCENCGEYMVVKKGRYGKFLACPNYPECKNTKPLKEKEAAEETNETCEKCGSKMLKRKGRYGDFLACSNYPECKNTKPIVKELDVDCPQCGHKLAIKYSKAGRRFFGCTNYPDCNFLSWYEPTNEKCKNCGSMMVLKNNKATCTNKNCSSKE